The Lutibacter profundi genome includes a region encoding these proteins:
- a CDS encoding ABC transporter permease, which yields MNKLKLIIRREFYAKVKNKSFIVMTILSPLLMVGLFALIIFLNDKNSEEVRTIAFVDESHEFSTTFADSNTTKYVDLTALGLEEAKVKANEFYYGLLYIPKGDSLNVLSKGIAFYSKDAPSLNLLNSIENKLEKKIRNLKIEQLHIDVSKIKATETVVNIATENFIGEKSSKIGSVLRMAAGGGFGYLIFMFIIIYGTSVMRSVIEEKTSRIIEIIISSVKPFELMLGKIIGNALAGILQFIIWMIIGGAILFTVTLFFGSDAVQSTNAMPITPDVVQQVQETTGNNLQLVLQEIKNLPILTMFFSFIIYFLGGYLIYSSIYAAIGAAVDSETDTQQFMMPVLMPLVIAIYVGFSVIENPHGPIALGFSLFPLTSPIVMLMRIPFGVPWWQIAISMVLLIITFVAIVWFAAKIYRVGILMYGKKPTYKELYKWLKY from the coding sequence ATGAATAAACTAAAATTAATAATAAGAAGAGAGTTTTATGCAAAAGTAAAAAACAAGTCTTTTATTGTAATGACAATATTAAGTCCACTTTTAATGGTTGGGCTTTTTGCATTAATAATTTTTTTAAACGACAAAAATAGTGAAGAAGTTCGTACAATTGCTTTTGTTGACGAATCACATGAATTTTCAACTACATTTGCAGATTCAAATACAACCAAATATGTAGATTTAACGGCTTTGGGACTAGAAGAAGCAAAAGTAAAAGCCAATGAATTTTACTATGGGCTTTTGTATATTCCTAAAGGTGATAGTTTAAATGTGCTTTCTAAAGGAATAGCATTTTATTCAAAAGATGCTCCAAGTTTAAATTTATTAAATTCAATTGAAAATAAATTAGAAAAGAAAATACGCAATTTAAAGATAGAACAACTTCATATTGACGTATCTAAAATTAAAGCAACAGAAACAGTAGTTAATATTGCAACGGAAAATTTTATTGGTGAAAAATCATCAAAAATAGGAAGTGTTTTACGTATGGCTGCTGGCGGAGGTTTTGGATACTTAATTTTTATGTTTATTATTATTTACGGAACATCAGTAATGCGAAGTGTAATTGAAGAAAAGACAAGTAGAATTATTGAAATTATAATCTCATCAGTAAAACCATTTGAATTAATGTTAGGGAAAATAATTGGAAATGCCTTGGCAGGCATTTTGCAATTTATTATTTGGATGATAATAGGTGGTGCAATTTTATTTACAGTAACTCTATTTTTTGGATCTGATGCAGTTCAGAGTACGAATGCAATGCCTATAACTCCAGATGTTGTTCAGCAAGTACAAGAAACAACAGGTAATAATTTACAATTGGTACTACAGGAAATAAAGAATTTACCAATATTAACTATGTTTTTTTCATTTATTATTTACTTTTTAGGAGGATATTTAATTTATAGTTCTATTTATGCTGCAATAGGAGCTGCTGTTGATAGTGAAACAGATACACAACAGTTTATGATGCCAGTTTTAATGCCTTTAGTGATTGCTATTTATGTAGGCTTCTCAGTTATTGAAAATCCACACGGACCAATTGCATTAGGCTTTTCATTATTTCCTTTGACTTCTCCAATAGTTATGCTAATGCGTATTCCATTTGGTGTACCTTGGTGGCAAATAGCTATTTCTATGGTATTATTAATAATTACTTTTGTTGCAATTGTTTGGTTTGCAGCAAAAATATATAGAGTTGGTATTTTAATGTATGGAAAAAAACCAACGTACAAAGAACTTTACAAGTGGTTAAAATATTAA